From the genome of Polyodon spathula isolate WHYD16114869_AA chromosome 14, ASM1765450v1, whole genome shotgun sequence, one region includes:
- the LOC121327048 gene encoding far upstream element-binding protein 1-like isoform X5: MADYSNVAPPSSGAGGGMNDAFKDALQRARQIAAKIGGDGAGAPPASTNDFGYGGQKRPLEDADQPDSKKVASQNDPFSSPMGGMGASQRSVVTEEFKVPDGMVGFIIGRGGEQISRMQQESGCKIQIAPDSGGLPDRSVMLTGSPDSIQSAKSLLGEIVEKGRPGPVFHHSDGPGMSVQEILVPASKAGLVIGKGGETIKQLQERAGVKMVMIQEGPQNTGADKPLRITGEPFKVQQAKDMVMELIRDQGGFREQRNEYGSRMGGNDLGLDVPVPRFAVGIVIGRNGEMIKKIQNDTGVRIQFKPDDGTTPERIAQIMGPPDRSQHAAEIIGDLLRSVQAGGPPGPGGRGRGRGQGNWNMGPPGGLQEFSFTVPTMKTGLIIGKGGETIKSISQQSGARIELQRNPPPNADPSLKMFTIRGSHQQIDYARQLVEEKIGGPVSPLGGPHGPPGPHGGPAPHGPQGPPGPPAQMGPYNPGPYNQGPQGPHGPPAPYQPQGWGNGFPHWQQQGQQDPGKAAADANAAAWAAYYSQYQQQPQAPVAASNAAPGSGQTNGQGDQQNPGQSGQADYTKAWEEYYKKLGQQGQQQPQDYTKAWEEYYKKQGQPAPASATPAAGQPDYSAAWAEYYRQQAAYYGQGSPQTVPPHPPAPQAQQGQ, translated from the exons ATGGCTGATTATTCGAATGTAGCTCCTCCATCTTCGGGCGCAGGCGGCGGGATGAACGACGCTTTTAAAGACGCCCTCCAAAGGGCTAGGCAG attGCTGCTAAAATAGGCGGGGATGGGGCTGGTGCTCCTCCAGCCAGTACAAATGACTTTGGATATGGAGGTCAGAAGAGGCCTTTGGAAGATGCAG ATCAACCAGACTCCAAGAAGGTCGCCTCCCAGAATGATC cattTAGCTCACCAATGGGAGGAATGGGTGCATCTCAGAG GTCGGTCGTTACAGAGGAATTCAAAGTTCCAGATGGAATGGTTGGATTTA taattGGCAGAGGTGGCGAACAAATATCTCGCATGCAGCAGGAGTCTGGATGCAAAATACAGATTGCCCCAG atagtGGTGGTCTTCCTGACAGATCCGTCATGTTAACAGGTTCTCCTGATTCAATTCA GTCTGCAAAAAGCCTATTGGGTGAAATTGTAGAGAAGGGACGACCTGGACCTGTCTTCCACCATTCAGATGGGCCAGGAATGTCGGTTCAAGAAATTTTGGTTCCAGCCAGTAAAGCTGGCTTGGTAATCGGAAAGGGTGGAGAAACAATAAAGCAATTGCAG GAACGTGCTGGAGTGAAGATGGTGATGATTCAGGAAGGACCACAGAACACAGGAGCAGACAAGCCACTCAGAATTACAGGAGAGCCATTTAAGGTTCAG CAAGCTAAAGATATGGTGATGGAACTTATCAGAGATCAAGGGGGATTTAGAGAACAACGTAATGAATATGGATCCCGAATGGGTGGAAATGACCTTGGCTTAGAT GTTCCTGTGCCGCGGTTTGCAGTTGGCATTGTAATAGGCAGAAATGGAGAAATGATTAAGAAGATTCAGAATGATACTGGTGTCAGGATTCAGTTTAAACCAG ATGATGGAACCACACCAGAAAGAATAGCTCAGATAATGGGACCCCCAGACAGATCCCAGCACGCTGCAGAAATAATCGGTGACCTCCTGAGAAGcgtacag GCTGGTGGACCTCCTGGACCAGGGGGCCGGGGAAGAGGAAGGGGCCAAGGCAACTGGAACATGGGTCCCCCAGGTGGACTTCAGGAGTTCAGTTTTACAGTTCCTACTATGAAGACAGGGCTAATCATTGGAAAAG GTGGAGAAACTATAAAAAGTATTAGCCAGCAGTCTGGTGCAAGGATAGAGCTACAAAGAAATCCTCCTCCCAATGCAGATCCCAGTCTTAAAATGTTCACAATCCGTGGATCACATCAACAGATTGACtatgccagacagcttgttgaagAAAAAATTGGA GGTCCGGTGAGTCCATTAGGTGGACCCCATGGCCCACCAGGACCTCATGGAGGTCCAGCACCACATGGTCCCCAAGGACCTCCAGGGCCACCAGCACAAATGGGACCTTACAACCCTGGACCTTACAATCAGGGACCCCAAGGACCTCA tGGTCCTCCAGCACCATATCAACCACAAGGATGGGGTAATGGTTTTCCACATTGGCAACAACAAGGACAACAAGACCCtg GTAAAGCAGCAGCAGATGCTAATGCAGCAGCATGGGCAGCTTACTATTCTCAGTATCAGCAGCAACCACAAGCACCAGTAGCAGCTTCAAATGCTGCTCCAGGTTCAGGCCAGACAAATGGACAAG GTGACCAGCAGAATCCAGGTCAGAGTGGACAGGCAGATTACACGAAGGCCTGGGAGGAATATTACAAGAAATTGG GCCAACAGGGTCAACAGCAGCCACAGGATTACACAAAGGCATGGGAGGAGTACTATAAAAAGCAAG GTCAGCCAGCTCCAGCTAGTGCTACCCCAGCAGCTGGCCAACCAGACTACAGTGCTGCATGGGCAGAGTACTACAGGCAACAGGCTGCGTATTACGGGCAGGGAAGCCCACAGACAGTACCTCCACATCCACCAGCACCACAAGCACAGCAG GGCCAGTAA
- the LOC121327048 gene encoding far upstream element-binding protein 1-like isoform X1: MADYSNVAPPSSGAGGGMNDAFKDALQRARQIAAKIGGDGAGAPPASTNDFGYGGQKRPLEDADDSWTSLSSRTHWEGMSSPFKDQPDSKKVASQNDPFSSPMGGMGASQRSVVTEEFKVPDGMVGFIIGRGGEQISRMQQESGCKIQIAPDSGGLPDRSVMLTGSPDSIQSAKSLLGEIVEKGRPGPVFHHSDGPGMSVQEILVPASKAGLVIGKGGETIKQLQERAGVKMVMIQEGPQNTGADKPLRITGEPFKVQQAKDMVMELIRDQGGFREQRNEYGSRMGGNDLGLDVSETQVPVPRFAVGIVIGRNGEMIKKIQNDTGVRIQFKPDDGTTPERIAQIMGPPDRSQHAAEIIGDLLRSVQAGGPPGPGGRGRGRGQGNWNMGPPGGLQEFSFTVPTMKTGLIIGKGGETIKSISQQSGARIELQRNPPPNADPSLKMFTIRGSHQQIDYARQLVEEKIGGPVSPLGGPHGPPGPHGGPAPHGPQGPPGPPAQMGPYNPGPYNQGPQGPHGPPAPYQPQGWGNGFPHWQQQGQQDPGKAAADANAAAWAAYYSQYQQQPQAPVAASNAAPGSGQTNGQGDQQNPGQSGQADYTKAWEEYYKKLGQQGQQQPQDYTKAWEEYYKKQGQPAPASATPAAGQPDYSAAWAEYYRQQAAYYGQGSPQTVPPHPPAPQAQQGQ; this comes from the exons ATGGCTGATTATTCGAATGTAGCTCCTCCATCTTCGGGCGCAGGCGGCGGGATGAACGACGCTTTTAAAGACGCCCTCCAAAGGGCTAGGCAG attGCTGCTAAAATAGGCGGGGATGGGGCTGGTGCTCCTCCAGCCAGTACAAATGACTTTGGATATGGAGGTCAGAAGAGGCCTTTGGAAGATGCAG ATGACTCTTGGACAAGTCTGAGCAGTAGAACACACTGGGAGGGAATGTCCTCTCCTTTCAAAG ATCAACCAGACTCCAAGAAGGTCGCCTCCCAGAATGATC cattTAGCTCACCAATGGGAGGAATGGGTGCATCTCAGAG GTCGGTCGTTACAGAGGAATTCAAAGTTCCAGATGGAATGGTTGGATTTA taattGGCAGAGGTGGCGAACAAATATCTCGCATGCAGCAGGAGTCTGGATGCAAAATACAGATTGCCCCAG atagtGGTGGTCTTCCTGACAGATCCGTCATGTTAACAGGTTCTCCTGATTCAATTCA GTCTGCAAAAAGCCTATTGGGTGAAATTGTAGAGAAGGGACGACCTGGACCTGTCTTCCACCATTCAGATGGGCCAGGAATGTCGGTTCAAGAAATTTTGGTTCCAGCCAGTAAAGCTGGCTTGGTAATCGGAAAGGGTGGAGAAACAATAAAGCAATTGCAG GAACGTGCTGGAGTGAAGATGGTGATGATTCAGGAAGGACCACAGAACACAGGAGCAGACAAGCCACTCAGAATTACAGGAGAGCCATTTAAGGTTCAG CAAGCTAAAGATATGGTGATGGAACTTATCAGAGATCAAGGGGGATTTAGAGAACAACGTAATGAATATGGATCCCGAATGGGTGGAAATGACCTTGGCTTAGATGTAAGTGAGACACAG GTTCCTGTGCCGCGGTTTGCAGTTGGCATTGTAATAGGCAGAAATGGAGAAATGATTAAGAAGATTCAGAATGATACTGGTGTCAGGATTCAGTTTAAACCAG ATGATGGAACCACACCAGAAAGAATAGCTCAGATAATGGGACCCCCAGACAGATCCCAGCACGCTGCAGAAATAATCGGTGACCTCCTGAGAAGcgtacag GCTGGTGGACCTCCTGGACCAGGGGGCCGGGGAAGAGGAAGGGGCCAAGGCAACTGGAACATGGGTCCCCCAGGTGGACTTCAGGAGTTCAGTTTTACAGTTCCTACTATGAAGACAGGGCTAATCATTGGAAAAG GTGGAGAAACTATAAAAAGTATTAGCCAGCAGTCTGGTGCAAGGATAGAGCTACAAAGAAATCCTCCTCCCAATGCAGATCCCAGTCTTAAAATGTTCACAATCCGTGGATCACATCAACAGATTGACtatgccagacagcttgttgaagAAAAAATTGGA GGTCCGGTGAGTCCATTAGGTGGACCCCATGGCCCACCAGGACCTCATGGAGGTCCAGCACCACATGGTCCCCAAGGACCTCCAGGGCCACCAGCACAAATGGGACCTTACAACCCTGGACCTTACAATCAGGGACCCCAAGGACCTCA tGGTCCTCCAGCACCATATCAACCACAAGGATGGGGTAATGGTTTTCCACATTGGCAACAACAAGGACAACAAGACCCtg GTAAAGCAGCAGCAGATGCTAATGCAGCAGCATGGGCAGCTTACTATTCTCAGTATCAGCAGCAACCACAAGCACCAGTAGCAGCTTCAAATGCTGCTCCAGGTTCAGGCCAGACAAATGGACAAG GTGACCAGCAGAATCCAGGTCAGAGTGGACAGGCAGATTACACGAAGGCCTGGGAGGAATATTACAAGAAATTGG GCCAACAGGGTCAACAGCAGCCACAGGATTACACAAAGGCATGGGAGGAGTACTATAAAAAGCAAG GTCAGCCAGCTCCAGCTAGTGCTACCCCAGCAGCTGGCCAACCAGACTACAGTGCTGCATGGGCAGAGTACTACAGGCAACAGGCTGCGTATTACGGGCAGGGAAGCCCACAGACAGTACCTCCACATCCACCAGCACCACAAGCACAGCAG GGCCAGTAA
- the LOC121327048 gene encoding far upstream element-binding protein 1-like isoform X4 gives MADYSNVAPPSSGAGGGMNDAFKDALQRARQIAAKIGGDGAGAPPASTNDFGYGGQKRPLEDADDSWTSLSSRTHWEGMSSPFKDQPDSKKVASQNDPFSSPMGGMGASQRSVVTEEFKVPDGMVGFIIGRGGEQISRMQQESGCKIQIAPDSGGLPDRSVMLTGSPDSIQSAKSLLGEIVEKGRPGPVFHHSDGPGMSVQEILVPASKAGLVIGKGGETIKQLQERAGVKMVMIQEGPQNTGADKPLRITGEPFKVQQAKDMVMELIRDQGGFREQRNEYGSRMGGNDLGLDVSETQVPVPRFAVGIVIGRNGEMIKKIQNDTGVRIQFKPDDGTTPERIAQIMGPPDRSQHAAEIIGDLLRSVQAGGPPGPGGRGRGRGQGNWNMGPPGGLQEFSFTVPTMKTGLIIGKGGETIKSISQQSGARIELQRNPPPNADPSLKMFTIRGSHQQIDYARQLVEEKIGGPVSPLGGPHGPPGPHGGPAPHGPQGPPGPPAQMGPYNPGPYNQGPQGPHGPPAPYQPQGWGNGFPHWQQQGQQDPGKAAADANAAAWAAYYSQYQQQPQAPVAASNAAPGSGQTNGQGQQGQQQPQDYTKAWEEYYKKQGQPAPASATPAAGQPDYSAAWAEYYRQQAAYYGQGSPQTVPPHPPAPQAQQGQ, from the exons ATGGCTGATTATTCGAATGTAGCTCCTCCATCTTCGGGCGCAGGCGGCGGGATGAACGACGCTTTTAAAGACGCCCTCCAAAGGGCTAGGCAG attGCTGCTAAAATAGGCGGGGATGGGGCTGGTGCTCCTCCAGCCAGTACAAATGACTTTGGATATGGAGGTCAGAAGAGGCCTTTGGAAGATGCAG ATGACTCTTGGACAAGTCTGAGCAGTAGAACACACTGGGAGGGAATGTCCTCTCCTTTCAAAG ATCAACCAGACTCCAAGAAGGTCGCCTCCCAGAATGATC cattTAGCTCACCAATGGGAGGAATGGGTGCATCTCAGAG GTCGGTCGTTACAGAGGAATTCAAAGTTCCAGATGGAATGGTTGGATTTA taattGGCAGAGGTGGCGAACAAATATCTCGCATGCAGCAGGAGTCTGGATGCAAAATACAGATTGCCCCAG atagtGGTGGTCTTCCTGACAGATCCGTCATGTTAACAGGTTCTCCTGATTCAATTCA GTCTGCAAAAAGCCTATTGGGTGAAATTGTAGAGAAGGGACGACCTGGACCTGTCTTCCACCATTCAGATGGGCCAGGAATGTCGGTTCAAGAAATTTTGGTTCCAGCCAGTAAAGCTGGCTTGGTAATCGGAAAGGGTGGAGAAACAATAAAGCAATTGCAG GAACGTGCTGGAGTGAAGATGGTGATGATTCAGGAAGGACCACAGAACACAGGAGCAGACAAGCCACTCAGAATTACAGGAGAGCCATTTAAGGTTCAG CAAGCTAAAGATATGGTGATGGAACTTATCAGAGATCAAGGGGGATTTAGAGAACAACGTAATGAATATGGATCCCGAATGGGTGGAAATGACCTTGGCTTAGATGTAAGTGAGACACAG GTTCCTGTGCCGCGGTTTGCAGTTGGCATTGTAATAGGCAGAAATGGAGAAATGATTAAGAAGATTCAGAATGATACTGGTGTCAGGATTCAGTTTAAACCAG ATGATGGAACCACACCAGAAAGAATAGCTCAGATAATGGGACCCCCAGACAGATCCCAGCACGCTGCAGAAATAATCGGTGACCTCCTGAGAAGcgtacag GCTGGTGGACCTCCTGGACCAGGGGGCCGGGGAAGAGGAAGGGGCCAAGGCAACTGGAACATGGGTCCCCCAGGTGGACTTCAGGAGTTCAGTTTTACAGTTCCTACTATGAAGACAGGGCTAATCATTGGAAAAG GTGGAGAAACTATAAAAAGTATTAGCCAGCAGTCTGGTGCAAGGATAGAGCTACAAAGAAATCCTCCTCCCAATGCAGATCCCAGTCTTAAAATGTTCACAATCCGTGGATCACATCAACAGATTGACtatgccagacagcttgttgaagAAAAAATTGGA GGTCCGGTGAGTCCATTAGGTGGACCCCATGGCCCACCAGGACCTCATGGAGGTCCAGCACCACATGGTCCCCAAGGACCTCCAGGGCCACCAGCACAAATGGGACCTTACAACCCTGGACCTTACAATCAGGGACCCCAAGGACCTCA tGGTCCTCCAGCACCATATCAACCACAAGGATGGGGTAATGGTTTTCCACATTGGCAACAACAAGGACAACAAGACCCtg GTAAAGCAGCAGCAGATGCTAATGCAGCAGCATGGGCAGCTTACTATTCTCAGTATCAGCAGCAACCACAAGCACCAGTAGCAGCTTCAAATGCTGCTCCAGGTTCAGGCCAGACAAATGGACAAG GCCAACAGGGTCAACAGCAGCCACAGGATTACACAAAGGCATGGGAGGAGTACTATAAAAAGCAAG GTCAGCCAGCTCCAGCTAGTGCTACCCCAGCAGCTGGCCAACCAGACTACAGTGCTGCATGGGCAGAGTACTACAGGCAACAGGCTGCGTATTACGGGCAGGGAAGCCCACAGACAGTACCTCCACATCCACCAGCACCACAAGCACAGCAG GGCCAGTAA
- the LOC121327048 gene encoding far upstream element-binding protein 1-like isoform X3, with product MADYSNVAPPSSGAGGGMNDAFKDALQRARQIAAKIGGDGAGAPPASTNDFGYGGQKRPLEDADQPDSKKVASQNDPFSSPMGGMGASQRSVVTEEFKVPDGMVGFIIGRGGEQISRMQQESGCKIQIAPDSGGLPDRSVMLTGSPDSIQSAKSLLGEIVEKGRPGPVFHHSDGPGMSVQEILVPASKAGLVIGKGGETIKQLQERAGVKMVMIQEGPQNTGADKPLRITGEPFKVQQAKDMVMELIRDQGGFREQRNEYGSRMGGNDLGLDVSETQVPVPRFAVGIVIGRNGEMIKKIQNDTGVRIQFKPDDGTTPERIAQIMGPPDRSQHAAEIIGDLLRSVQAGGPPGPGGRGRGRGQGNWNMGPPGGLQEFSFTVPTMKTGLIIGKGGETIKSISQQSGARIELQRNPPPNADPSLKMFTIRGSHQQIDYARQLVEEKIGGPVSPLGGPHGPPGPHGGPAPHGPQGPPGPPAQMGPYNPGPYNQGPQGPHGPPAPYQPQGWGNGFPHWQQQGQQDPGKAAADANAAAWAAYYSQYQQQPQAPVAASNAAPGSGQTNGQGDQQNPGQSGQADYTKAWEEYYKKLGQQGQQQPQDYTKAWEEYYKKQGQPAPASATPAAGQPDYSAAWAEYYRQQAAYYGQGSPQTVPPHPPAPQAQQGQ from the exons ATGGCTGATTATTCGAATGTAGCTCCTCCATCTTCGGGCGCAGGCGGCGGGATGAACGACGCTTTTAAAGACGCCCTCCAAAGGGCTAGGCAG attGCTGCTAAAATAGGCGGGGATGGGGCTGGTGCTCCTCCAGCCAGTACAAATGACTTTGGATATGGAGGTCAGAAGAGGCCTTTGGAAGATGCAG ATCAACCAGACTCCAAGAAGGTCGCCTCCCAGAATGATC cattTAGCTCACCAATGGGAGGAATGGGTGCATCTCAGAG GTCGGTCGTTACAGAGGAATTCAAAGTTCCAGATGGAATGGTTGGATTTA taattGGCAGAGGTGGCGAACAAATATCTCGCATGCAGCAGGAGTCTGGATGCAAAATACAGATTGCCCCAG atagtGGTGGTCTTCCTGACAGATCCGTCATGTTAACAGGTTCTCCTGATTCAATTCA GTCTGCAAAAAGCCTATTGGGTGAAATTGTAGAGAAGGGACGACCTGGACCTGTCTTCCACCATTCAGATGGGCCAGGAATGTCGGTTCAAGAAATTTTGGTTCCAGCCAGTAAAGCTGGCTTGGTAATCGGAAAGGGTGGAGAAACAATAAAGCAATTGCAG GAACGTGCTGGAGTGAAGATGGTGATGATTCAGGAAGGACCACAGAACACAGGAGCAGACAAGCCACTCAGAATTACAGGAGAGCCATTTAAGGTTCAG CAAGCTAAAGATATGGTGATGGAACTTATCAGAGATCAAGGGGGATTTAGAGAACAACGTAATGAATATGGATCCCGAATGGGTGGAAATGACCTTGGCTTAGATGTAAGTGAGACACAG GTTCCTGTGCCGCGGTTTGCAGTTGGCATTGTAATAGGCAGAAATGGAGAAATGATTAAGAAGATTCAGAATGATACTGGTGTCAGGATTCAGTTTAAACCAG ATGATGGAACCACACCAGAAAGAATAGCTCAGATAATGGGACCCCCAGACAGATCCCAGCACGCTGCAGAAATAATCGGTGACCTCCTGAGAAGcgtacag GCTGGTGGACCTCCTGGACCAGGGGGCCGGGGAAGAGGAAGGGGCCAAGGCAACTGGAACATGGGTCCCCCAGGTGGACTTCAGGAGTTCAGTTTTACAGTTCCTACTATGAAGACAGGGCTAATCATTGGAAAAG GTGGAGAAACTATAAAAAGTATTAGCCAGCAGTCTGGTGCAAGGATAGAGCTACAAAGAAATCCTCCTCCCAATGCAGATCCCAGTCTTAAAATGTTCACAATCCGTGGATCACATCAACAGATTGACtatgccagacagcttgttgaagAAAAAATTGGA GGTCCGGTGAGTCCATTAGGTGGACCCCATGGCCCACCAGGACCTCATGGAGGTCCAGCACCACATGGTCCCCAAGGACCTCCAGGGCCACCAGCACAAATGGGACCTTACAACCCTGGACCTTACAATCAGGGACCCCAAGGACCTCA tGGTCCTCCAGCACCATATCAACCACAAGGATGGGGTAATGGTTTTCCACATTGGCAACAACAAGGACAACAAGACCCtg GTAAAGCAGCAGCAGATGCTAATGCAGCAGCATGGGCAGCTTACTATTCTCAGTATCAGCAGCAACCACAAGCACCAGTAGCAGCTTCAAATGCTGCTCCAGGTTCAGGCCAGACAAATGGACAAG GTGACCAGCAGAATCCAGGTCAGAGTGGACAGGCAGATTACACGAAGGCCTGGGAGGAATATTACAAGAAATTGG GCCAACAGGGTCAACAGCAGCCACAGGATTACACAAAGGCATGGGAGGAGTACTATAAAAAGCAAG GTCAGCCAGCTCCAGCTAGTGCTACCCCAGCAGCTGGCCAACCAGACTACAGTGCTGCATGGGCAGAGTACTACAGGCAACAGGCTGCGTATTACGGGCAGGGAAGCCCACAGACAGTACCTCCACATCCACCAGCACCACAAGCACAGCAG GGCCAGTAA
- the LOC121327048 gene encoding far upstream element-binding protein 1-like isoform X6, giving the protein MADYSNVAPPSSGAGGGMNDAFKDALQRARQIAAKIGGDGAGAPPASTNDFGYGGQKRPLEDADQPDSKKVASQNDPFSSPMGGMGASQRSVVTEEFKVPDGMVGFIIGRGGEQISRMQQESGCKIQIAPDSGGLPDRSVMLTGSPDSIQSAKSLLGEIVEKGRPGPVFHHSDGPGMSVQEILVPASKAGLVIGKGGETIKQLQERAGVKMVMIQEGPQNTGADKPLRITGEPFKVQQAKDMVMELIRDQGGFREQRNEYGSRMGGNDLGLDVPVPRFAVGIVIGRNGEMIKKIQNDTGVRIQFKPDDGTTPERIAQIMGPPDRSQHAAEIIGDLLRSVQAGGPPGPGGRGRGRGQGNWNMGPPGGLQEFSFTVPTMKTGLIIGKGGETIKSISQQSGARIELQRNPPPNADPSLKMFTIRGSHQQIDYARQLVEEKIGGPVSPLGGPHGPPGPHGGPAPHGPQGPPGPPAQMGPYNPGPYNQGPQGPHGPPAPYQPQGWGNGFPHWQQQGQQDPGKAAADANAAAWAAYYSQYQQQPQAPVAASNAAPGSGQTNGQGQQGQQQPQDYTKAWEEYYKKQGQPAPASATPAAGQPDYSAAWAEYYRQQAAYYGQGSPQTVPPHPPAPQAQQGQ; this is encoded by the exons ATGGCTGATTATTCGAATGTAGCTCCTCCATCTTCGGGCGCAGGCGGCGGGATGAACGACGCTTTTAAAGACGCCCTCCAAAGGGCTAGGCAG attGCTGCTAAAATAGGCGGGGATGGGGCTGGTGCTCCTCCAGCCAGTACAAATGACTTTGGATATGGAGGTCAGAAGAGGCCTTTGGAAGATGCAG ATCAACCAGACTCCAAGAAGGTCGCCTCCCAGAATGATC cattTAGCTCACCAATGGGAGGAATGGGTGCATCTCAGAG GTCGGTCGTTACAGAGGAATTCAAAGTTCCAGATGGAATGGTTGGATTTA taattGGCAGAGGTGGCGAACAAATATCTCGCATGCAGCAGGAGTCTGGATGCAAAATACAGATTGCCCCAG atagtGGTGGTCTTCCTGACAGATCCGTCATGTTAACAGGTTCTCCTGATTCAATTCA GTCTGCAAAAAGCCTATTGGGTGAAATTGTAGAGAAGGGACGACCTGGACCTGTCTTCCACCATTCAGATGGGCCAGGAATGTCGGTTCAAGAAATTTTGGTTCCAGCCAGTAAAGCTGGCTTGGTAATCGGAAAGGGTGGAGAAACAATAAAGCAATTGCAG GAACGTGCTGGAGTGAAGATGGTGATGATTCAGGAAGGACCACAGAACACAGGAGCAGACAAGCCACTCAGAATTACAGGAGAGCCATTTAAGGTTCAG CAAGCTAAAGATATGGTGATGGAACTTATCAGAGATCAAGGGGGATTTAGAGAACAACGTAATGAATATGGATCCCGAATGGGTGGAAATGACCTTGGCTTAGAT GTTCCTGTGCCGCGGTTTGCAGTTGGCATTGTAATAGGCAGAAATGGAGAAATGATTAAGAAGATTCAGAATGATACTGGTGTCAGGATTCAGTTTAAACCAG ATGATGGAACCACACCAGAAAGAATAGCTCAGATAATGGGACCCCCAGACAGATCCCAGCACGCTGCAGAAATAATCGGTGACCTCCTGAGAAGcgtacag GCTGGTGGACCTCCTGGACCAGGGGGCCGGGGAAGAGGAAGGGGCCAAGGCAACTGGAACATGGGTCCCCCAGGTGGACTTCAGGAGTTCAGTTTTACAGTTCCTACTATGAAGACAGGGCTAATCATTGGAAAAG GTGGAGAAACTATAAAAAGTATTAGCCAGCAGTCTGGTGCAAGGATAGAGCTACAAAGAAATCCTCCTCCCAATGCAGATCCCAGTCTTAAAATGTTCACAATCCGTGGATCACATCAACAGATTGACtatgccagacagcttgttgaagAAAAAATTGGA GGTCCGGTGAGTCCATTAGGTGGACCCCATGGCCCACCAGGACCTCATGGAGGTCCAGCACCACATGGTCCCCAAGGACCTCCAGGGCCACCAGCACAAATGGGACCTTACAACCCTGGACCTTACAATCAGGGACCCCAAGGACCTCA tGGTCCTCCAGCACCATATCAACCACAAGGATGGGGTAATGGTTTTCCACATTGGCAACAACAAGGACAACAAGACCCtg GTAAAGCAGCAGCAGATGCTAATGCAGCAGCATGGGCAGCTTACTATTCTCAGTATCAGCAGCAACCACAAGCACCAGTAGCAGCTTCAAATGCTGCTCCAGGTTCAGGCCAGACAAATGGACAAG GCCAACAGGGTCAACAGCAGCCACAGGATTACACAAAGGCATGGGAGGAGTACTATAAAAAGCAAG GTCAGCCAGCTCCAGCTAGTGCTACCCCAGCAGCTGGCCAACCAGACTACAGTGCTGCATGGGCAGAGTACTACAGGCAACAGGCTGCGTATTACGGGCAGGGAAGCCCACAGACAGTACCTCCACATCCACCAGCACCACAAGCACAGCAG GGCCAGTAA